The following nucleotide sequence is from Apodemus sylvaticus chromosome 2, mApoSyl1.1, whole genome shotgun sequence.
CCACGGAGCCTGCGGGGCCAACTGAAGCTGCACAACAGCACGCTCGGAGAGGACACAGCCAAGAACAAGGAGCTCACTCTGGAAGCTGGAGGccgaggtggaggcagaggagtcAGTGGACAGAGATAGGCGGCCACTCACAGGCAGCCTTCCAGGAGTGGCAGGAGCCCTCTCAGGGACTGGCTCTGCAACCATACTTTCGCCGCAGTGAAGGGCCACACCCGGGCCTGGGAACAGGGCCTGTCATGAGCTTGTACCCTATCTTTACTCCAGTGGTCCCAGTGCCGGGGCGGATAGTCCAGTGGATACCCATGTTTTATGGGTGCTGGGTTGTCATGAGGTACCAGATCCTGGCTACCTACCCCTACACTACCTACATCCCCGTGGCCAGCGTAACCCCGTACTTCGTGCCATTCAGCGCCCCCTTGTTCTTCACCTACAATCCTTGGTGACTGGTGTCCCTTGGTGTTAGCTTTCCCCGGCTATTTTTGTTTCTCCTGAGGATGGGAAAAGCTCACAGTTGAAAAGGTTTATTCTTTCTCACAGTTTCAGTTCCAGTTCACCACAGCCAGGAAGCCAGGGTACCACCCAGCACTTACAGCGGGTCTCCTCATACTCAGAATCAGAAGCATGACTGTGTTCTAGGTTCCCAGATGGCTCTTGATTTGGGGAAATTGACAGTTAACACTAACCATCAGGTGGGACACTATGTCCCACCTGAGgtttactttttgaaaaaaaaaaatattttttatggtcCAGTGgccataaaaatatatatcactcTTTCCTAGACCCCCTTAACTCTTCCCATTcccacttcctctttcctttttttaaaaatctgtcatGCAGCCTGCAAATGCATGAATGTGGGATCATCCAGTGGAGTATGGACAACCGACTGCAGAAAAATGACTCTTCCTCCCCTAGCAACCATCCATCCCCCAACAGCGACCTAGCTGGGGGTGGAGCCTCAGCCCCTCCCCATCCATGCTGCAGTGGTAACTGGCTTGATGGTGCAGCACAAGATTTCCCCAGGAATTTTATATCCTCAGGGAAATGGGGTGGTGCTGTACCCCCTGAAGTCATCATCTGTTTGTGTATAGAAAGATCCAGTTACAGAGCTCAGATGGAAAATGGCTACTGGGATGCAAGATTACAGATTTGAACCAACAATGGATGGGACTGAACATCTGATAGCCCCGGACTATCCCAGGAGGGAGCCAGGAAGTGAGCCGACAGCTCCAGAAGCAGACCCAGCTGGGCGGGGCCGGGGAGGATGAGTGTATGTATGAAGTTCTTCTCTGGAGCAGGACATCCTGATGTGGAACCTTACAGTTtgagggcagcagcagctgttccTGAGAtgttttttattgacattttattGTGTGTAGCTGTGGGGCCATGCATGTGTCACAGCctgtctatggaggccagaggacaacttgcagagaCTGCTCTTTCCTCTTACCCTGTGCAGACCTGAGGCTTGAATCCAGGCCCGAAGGCTTGGCAGAATATTTCTACCTGAAGCACTGCTCACCAGCCCAGGATTCCCAATAGGAAAAGTTCAAAGTAGCTTGAAAAATGAGTAAATCAAAGAAAGTTAGACAGCTCAAACAAAAGGCACAGGGGTTTACAAAAGGAAACAAGGAGAGAGTAAGCCACATTTAAAATGCTGAGGGAGAGGCTGGGTGatagtgcctttaatcccagcactcatgaggcagaggcaagtggatctcttaattctaggccaacctggtcagCAGAtcgagttccaggtcagctagagCTGTGtaatgagacctgtctcaaagtAAGGCTAAGTAAGGAATAGTTTAGTAATAATAGCCtttttggcctcagtgagaaaattttaagtatctttttaaaaaaaaatttttatcatTAGTGGGAATTTCCTGTAAGGTTTTTTCATGGATGTCTCTGATCAAGTTCAAGTAGTTCCTGTCTTCAATACTCCATAAAAAGTGAATTATAAATTGGATTTTGTACTTAAAAAGGTTTTTGACCAGCTCATCTTAATATTTGTTTCTAAGAAAAATGTCCAAGAAGAGTTTTTATCCTAAATATTTTGTGTGTAGTTAactattcttttaaataaataaatcctcctCTTGGACTTTGGTTGTACAAAATTCTTTTGGTAAAATTTCACAAATTACCAGTGCAAAAGCAAAGCGTGTTTAGAAAAGTTCTCCTGAAGTTAGGAAAGACGGT
It contains:
- the LOC127677760 gene encoding uncharacterized protein LOC127677760; translated protein: MAEGPLPSQLPSETSDQDSDKQASKQRDPCVEQKDSVEVDEPKGPDQSAKTIAYVRPRRYEPTEPAGPTEAAQQHARRGHSQEQGAHSGSWRPRWRQRSQWTEIGGHSQAAFQEWQEPSQGLALQPYFRRSEGPHPGLGTGPVMSLYPIFTPVVPVPGRIVQWIPMFYGCWVVMRYQILATYPYTTYIPVASVTPYFVPFSAPLFFTYNPW